In Sphaeramia orbicularis chromosome 9, fSphaOr1.1, whole genome shotgun sequence, the sequence CAATATATTCACTATTCCTCCTCTGCACATGTCTGAACCATCTCAGTTTGGCCTCtcacaaatggactgtttatggtggagtacactttgaaattgttcactgtgagggaagagatccAGGTGCGTAAACATGGAAAGAcctatggattcatgatacttaggctatggctcgggttttacagatttgatgaaaaattggtgatgaaagtcaaacGCTGCTTTAAGTAAaagatctgaatacttcttttatCACTGCATATAGAACAGGTTAATGACATATAGTGTCATCTAAAACCCAGTAAGACTGATAGATATTTATTAATCTTACTGTTTTCATAAGTAATCATGCAAGTCCTATACTTACAGCCTTAATATGCGTCCCTACCTGTCACTCTGGCTGCTGGGCATTACATCAGTGAATTCCCCATCAGTATCATCCCAAACTCCCTCCTGCAAGACAGAAAAACAAGGAGCACTCAATAGAGCTAGAGAAGAACAGTGAAAAATTGGATGAACAGGGCAAGGTACTACATTCTGACCTGGCCCGGGACTCCGTGAGAGTCCAGGAGACTCTGATGGATGGCGTACTGCAAAAGCTCTTCATCATTGTTAGACATGGGTGTGTGGCGGCTTCCCCCTCGACGATGGTAGTAGGGAGGCACCTCAAACACTGAGGGACTCACCTGGAATGGGGGTGGTGCTGGGTGGACGAAAAGAAACAGAGCTGAGAACACAAAGCACTTATTTTTCAACATACTAAAACATTTAGAGGCTGGTTGCATTCCTACCTgcgacttcttcttcttcttcaactgAACATCCTGAAGATGTTGGCGTGGCTGCTGGTGTTGTGTtcgcttcttcttctgtggtgcatTTATTGACATTGCCAAAGGTAATTCTGGCATTTAGCACATGAAACAGGGGAATCTCTGCAAAAAACACATAGGAGATTAGAAAGGGAGACTATAGTGAGAAACTGAGAGTACTGCTCAGTGTGCCAGTTTAAGGAAGACTTTACAGGAAAGTTACATACCAATTTTAACAGGAAATCCAGGAGGAAACTTCAGGGTGACAAAGTCTCGAAGCCTGGCAAAATGGGAACTTGTCCGGGCCATGAGGTCAATAATGGGGGTCACCTGCTCCACCAGGGACAGGGGATGCTCCTCACTCATCCATAATGTACCTTTGAACCTACATAAGGAGAGCTTTAGTGATAAACTTGTTCAAATGTGTCAATAAGTAAATGTTACTACTGAGAATGACTTGCTTAGACATGTATGATAATAAAGCTTTGTCTCACTTCTGTGTTCGAATGCTGAGTTCAATTGGTCGGCCAATGTCTCTGTCTCTCAAGTCAAAGTCAGGATTAAAATATTCCTCTGGAGTGATGGCAGTGGGATTGTTGGCAGTTGCATACTCCAGAGTGAGGTCCTATAGAGTTCACCCATAAACTGTATCAGCAGCATGGTGGAAATTAAAAGTGTCAATCTCATGGAAATAATGCACGTCCATCTTACCCCTTGTGCACTTATGTGCTGCTCCACAGTCCCCAGCAGAGACTCTAGGATGTTCCTCTCACctgcaaacaaaaaaattaccttatACCTTCAGTCTCTGCTAATGCAGGTTTGTTACATATTTGTAGGAATTGTGTCAATAATATTACAAAACATTCACTGTAAAGTGTACACAATAAAATGTCTCACTTTTTATCCGAGCTTTCTCCTCATCTGTAAGATGCTCTGTCCTTGTCCTAATTACCACATTTACATTGTTCACACTGAAAACctgataaaaatgttaaaaacaaaataagaaacaagtATCAGTATTAACAAGAGGTTCCACTGTTATGAATGGCAATACACTctatttaaaactaaaaaaaaaaaaaaaaaaaattatatatacatatatatataaataaaaataaaatctgtgtACCTTAGCTTCAAATCCATTGACTACTTCAGTTTTATCAGTCCTCCAGCCCCAGATCCCAGACTTGTTCCTGTTTTAAACAACAGCATTTTTAGTAACACtttttaaaaacagttttttgcaGAAAACACATTACTTGCGAATGTTTGAAGAGTAACTCCACTTGTGTGGAGTGTGAGGTATGTTCTGAAACACTTGCCTCTCAAAAGCAATATCCTTGGTGTCCAGATATGTGTTGACAATAGGCGTAGTAAGTCTTTTGGCAACTTCCTGTTCAGCAGGCTGCATTGACTCAAGTGTGACATCCTCCATTTCTTGGGATATGTTGAAACGCTCTGTGTCCACCACTTTATCATCGTGGTTCACCTCCATTAACTCTGCACATGAATCTGTCATAAAGCAGCCAATGATAAATCTAACACATCTTAAACTACGAGACATTAAccccacagacaaacacacacttagGCTGATGGTTAAAACACACACCATCTCCTCTGAAGATGTAACTCCGGCGACCTCTGATCCAGGTCATATTCTCAAAGCCGAGGAGTGTGGCATCTACTCGCAGGCTGGCACCGCTTTTCCAGATACGACAAACATCACTTGGACATACCCGGGATAGAAGAGGGACTGTAAAGCAACAGTAAATGAACAATTAACAACGGAGGAAATGGATCAGCAGACACACTAAAAATGTGACTAAACATCCACAAATAATTCAAGAGGCAGGTATGTTGCTCTTCCTGTATGACCTGACATAACTTCTCTGCAGTCACACATTCTTTCTTTTGAACAGATGTTTAATTACAGGGTGTATTTCCTTTGCTTACTCATGTAACAGTAACAGCTTTGTTCAGGTTATCAACACATGTGGCGTATTTTACTTTTTGCATACATCTACAGACAAAAACAAGAACTTACTCCAACTTGTGAACTCCCATTTCATTTCCATATAGAAATCTGGAGACTAGTGATGAACAGAAAAACAGAGCGATTATTTCCATTGCTGGTCACACTTACAGATGGATAAGAAGGTGACACAAACAAAGTAAAACCTCTCGGATCTTTGACAGCAGCTCAGGCACTCCTCCAAGTGCAGTGGAGGCTTTGAGGTAGTCTCTGCGCTGAAGCACTAACTGCACCATCTCTGGATCTCCGGTGCTGACTGCCTCCTGTAGCACTGTAGAGAAACAGACAAGTACAAACAAACCACTAAACCTTTTATGGCATTTGGTCCCAAGGCAGCAGCTACCCATTAAAAACCTCAAT encodes:
- the ankrd13a gene encoding ankyrin repeat domain-containing protein 13A; amino-acid sequence: MSTANISEEIRLKFPLHSAVWENDYRKLEEQITLPQNDIEAVDPRGRTSLHLAVSLGHLESVRVLLRHGAAVTKENAKNWTVLQEAVSTGDPEMVQLVLQRRDYLKASTALGGVPELLSKIRESPDFYMEMKWEFTSWIPLLSRVCPSDVCRIWKSGASLRVDATLLGFENMTWIRGRRSYIFRGDDSCAELMEVNHDDKVVDTERFNISQEMEDVTLESMQPAEQEVAKRLTTPIVNTYLDTKDIAFERNKSGIWGWRTDKTEVVNGFEAKVFSVNNVNVVIRTRTEHLTDEEKARIKSERNILESLLGTVEQHISAQGDLTLEYATANNPTAITPEEYFNPDFDLRDRDIGRPIELSIRTQKFKGTLWMSEEHPLSLVEQVTPIIDLMARTSSHFARLRDFVTLKFPPGFPVKIEIPLFHVLNARITFGNVNKCTTEEEANTTPAATPTSSGCSVEEEEEVAAPPPFQVSPSVFEVPPYYHRRGGSRHTPMSNNDEELLQYAIHQSLLDSHGVPGQEGVWDDTDGEFTDVMPSSQSDRSIPEGVLVDYGDTSSPASSLSASSPDSDLRLAMELSAQAQEEEEKMRKQEEEELERILQLSLTDK